CCATTTGTAAATGAAATCATATCTAAAATTCATTAATGATACTTAATGCATTAAGAGACCTTGGAAAACCAATATAGGGCAATACGACAGTAATTGCAGAAATTAATTTCTCTTTGGTATTGCCAACGGATAAATTACCTTGAGTATGGCCTCTGAGTTGATTTTCACAGCCTCCTAAAGTTGCGATGAAAACAAATGTAATCAGTTCCCTTTGTTGATCATTTAAACCGTCACGAGTATAGAAATCACCGAAACAGTAACCCTCCAAAAATGTATTGAAATGTTTTTGTCCTTCCGGAGCATTGTCATTCATTGCCTGAATCATTTCAACTCCAAAATATTTATCCTGAAGTTCACGGCCTTTTTTGTATCTGTTTTCTGGAGTGGTGTTGGAACGATTGTCCAATGGCATTTCAATTCCTTTTTTATCAAATACCTTGATTACAACTCCAAAGAAATTATGTGCCCTTCCAAAACCGACATATGGAACTGACTGATAGAGCAATTCTTTAACTTCTTCAGGAGTTATGTCCTTTTCTAAAGAAGACATTAAAATCTTTTTAAATGCTTTTGGAGATTGACAGGCTATTAATGAAGCTAATGTTGCTAAAACAGATTCTTTTTTTGTTAATGTAGAATAATCAAATACTTCACCATATGCAAAGTTCTTAAAAATTTCATAAAATTCAGGGTCATTTTTTTCTATTCTTTCAAAGTTTTCAAATAAATATTCCATAATTTCACCATTAAACTATTCAAATAAATTTTTTTATTCAGGCCTTAACTTTCCATAGAAATAGGATGCTGTTGCTCCCCCATCTGCTAAAATGTCACTGCCTGTAATGAATGCGCCTTTATCAGACATTATTAATTCTGCAACGTTTGCAACTTCATCTGCAGTCCCAGGCCTTCCGGAAGGACAATTTGCAAACATGTTTTTATAGAACTCCCCTCTAGGACCATTAAATTCATCAATAGCTAGAGGTGTTACAATGATTCCAGGAGATATTGAGTTGATTCGGGCTCCTTTTTCTCCCCATCTGCATGCTTCATACATTACCCTTTTCACATTGCATCTTTTTGCCAGCTGATAAGCATGAAGTGTATCATCAATATTTTCTGGCTGCAAAACTTCCAAGTCAAGCAATTCTTCAGTAGGAGTTGTTACAAGTTGCTCGTCAATTTCAGCACCCAGCTGTTTCATTCTGTGACCAGATTGAGAAGATATTGTTACTCCAACTCCACCTTCTTTTATCACTTTTCCAACTTCTTCCAACAATACTGCGGTTCCATATAAGTCCACTTTTAAAATTACTTCAATTGGAGCCTGTGATGGTGAAACCCCTGCGGCATTGATAAAGTATGCAATTTCACCGAATTCCTGAGCAAAATTTATAATACTTTTTATTGAATCTCTTGATGAAATATCACATTCTTGAATTTCAACATCAAAACCTGATTCAACAAGTGTTTTAGCAATATTTTCAGCATTTTGAAGGTTTTTATCACCAATAATAATCTTTTTGCCATGGCCAATTCTTCTGGCAATCGCCATTCCGATTTGACCAGCTCCAGTTAACAATACAACATCGTTCATGTTATCACTGAATAGAATTATATAAAAATAAATATAAAAATGTTGCTATTGACAACAATTAATTTTCAAAAAACAAGTGAGAACGAATTTTCATTATTTAATATCCGAATTAGGGATTCACCAACTGATTTGAGCTGTGCTTCAAACAATTGAAAAAATTATATAAAAAAAGTAAAATTAGGAGAAGTTAATCTCCCTTATTCCAGTTTACAATACCATAAACAATACATAAAAGAGTGGATAAGATAATTCCCAGATAAACACCCCAAATTAAAGGGTCTTCAATTCCTAAAATCATCATTATGCATCACTTCCTTTTTTGTCTATGTTTGAAAATGCTTTGTCAACAACCTCTTGAGCAGGAGGTTTTGTGAGTAAGCTTACAACAATAGTAAATATTGCTGAAATCGGAACTGCTATTAACATTACATCAATAAATGGCCATGGAGCTTGAGGAAGAATAGTTTCAACACCTAAAATGAATTTACAGATTCCAAGTCCTACTGCAGTCTTTTTGAATACGAACATTAACCAGAATAAACTTACTAATGTTCCGGATACAATACCTGCAATAGCTCCAAGTCTTGTGATTCCTTTCCAGTAAAGCGCACCTAAAAATACAGGCAGGAATGCTGCAGCACAGATTTCAAAGAACAGACTTGTTCCGAGTGCAACTACACTTCCCGGAAGTGAATATGCCATAACCAATGCCAAAATAATAGCTATTAAAATACCTACTCTTGAAATGGATACCTGATCTAATTTTTGTTTGGATTTATCTCTTATTACAGAATATATATCAACACCGAATGCTGTACCCTGAGTATGCAGTTGTGAAGATATTGTTGACATTGCAGCTGCAATTAAAGACAGCAAGAAAATGTAAACAAACCATTCAGGCAGAGCCATTGTAATAAATGTTGGAATAATCTTGTCAATGTTTCCTCCAACCACATCTACTGCGATTTTTCCAAGTTTATCAAAGAAATATACGTTGGAAAGTGATCCTACAATATAAGCAGTAGTAGGCATGATTGCAATGAAAATACCTCCGATTAAAACAGACCTGTTCAATTCTTTATCGGATTTTACAGTCATGAATCTTACGATTAATGAAGGTTGTGCCAGTACCCCAATACCTACACCGATTAAAGTGGATGACACTAAAGACCACCAGAACGGTGTTCCAAACTCTGGGAACGATGTCCAACCAGTTCCTCCCGTAGCCATAGCATCGGCAGGATATAAATTGCCCATATTTGTTAAAGCGACATTAGCTGTATCAATACCTCCGAGTAACCAGTATACGAATACTAAAAGGAATACCATTGCAATAACCATGATGGTTCCCTGTAACGCATCAGTATACATTACACCACGGATTCCACCGAACAGTACGTAAAATGTAATAATAATTGATAAAATTAACAGTGCAATACTGAAATCAATCAATAATGAGGATTCTAAAAATCTTGCAGCACCGATTAAAACTACAGCTGCATAAATAGGCATTGCACAGAAAATTATTAATCCAGAAGCATATTGAATGAATTTTGAGTCAAAACGTTTACCTAAAAACTCAGGGAAAGTCAAAGATTCAAGGGCATGACCCATCCTACGAGTTCTTTTTCCTAAAAATACAAATGCGATAAATACACCAATAATAATATTCAGGAATGCTAACCATAAAACACTCATACCATATTGGCCCGCAACCCCTCCGAAACCAACAATAGCTGCTGTCGAAATAAAAGTAGCACCATAACTCATTGCCATGATGAATGGGTGTGTATCTTTACCAGCAATCATAAAGTCTTCAGAGGAATTAGTTTTTTTGTATGCATAATAACCTACGAAAACTAAAGCAAAAATGTAGATTATAAATACAATTGCTAAAATCATTACGTCCATAAATAATTACCTCTAAGAAATATTAAATATATTTAATATTACATTAACTATTATGAAAAAAAACTTATATAAAGATTACTATTATACATTAATGTACAAAATTGTACATTAAAAGACATGATTAAAAAAATTATAAAATCATATAACTTACACCACCATAAACGCCTTTATCAACACCATAATTTCCAAATTGGAATAACAATCTCAATGCTTCGTCAACATGCCATTCAACAGGAGCATCAGTCCTTATTTCAACACCCCAATCATCAAGCATATTCTGATATATTGAATATTTCAACAGTTCACAGTGTTCTTCATCCAATTCACCCATCATAGCGACAATTTCATAGCTCCTCTGATAATTATCAGCATAGAGATTTAACAGAAACGGCAGCATCAGCTTTACCACATTACCATCAGCAAATTCAATGAGTTTTTCACCACATTCAACCATCAAATCATGATCCTGCAGACGGGTTGCTATTTGAGCTTTCTCATAAAAAGCCTCTTCATAGTTTCCGTCAAGAGCTATTGCCTTATTGCAGAATGTTAATGCAGAATAAGAATCACCCAACAACCCATAAAATCTTGCAATGGATAAAGTAAAATACTTATCATCGCCATCAATCAATCTTTCAAATTCCTTCAATGCATCGAATGCCTGAATTTTCTGCTTTAAAAAAATATGGCACCTTACCTTTTCATACCACAGCAGTTCATCATAGGGAGACTCTTCAATTAATGAATTTATAAATTTTAGGCATCCGGAATACTCTTTCAGTTCCATTAATGCATTGATCTTATACAGTGCTGCACCCAGATAATCCCCGTCATCACTGGATACCCTGTCAAAATATTCCACCGCTTTTTTGAAATTTTTATCATCATACTCACGTTTACCTTTTACAATATTTGAATTCATAATAATCACCAATTTATTCTTTAATTAAAGCATTATAAATAGTTTTTTAAAAAAATAAAGTAAAAATTGACCTTTATTTATAATTTTACGAAGTTAAAACAATATTTACATTAGACAATATGACAATGTACCACAAATTAAACAAACTGACAAGATTCTGAATTTGATGAACTCTAAAATTAAACGATATATAATTGACCTGTTTAAAATCGTGTCAAAAAAAATAAACATGACAACAAAGTTTTAAATTTAATGACTTTCATAATAATAAAACGTAAAAAAAATTTTAAAATAGGGATAACATGTTTTGGAATGAGAAAGCAGAATGTATGGAAAAAGAAGAAAAGGAAAAGATTCAGTTAGAAAGACTACAAAAAACCGTAAAACTTGCATATGAAAATATCGAGTTTTATAAAAAAAGATTTGATGAAATCGGGTTAAAACCTGAAGACATTAAAACCTTGAAAGATATTGAAAAGATTCCTTTTACAACAAAAAGCGATTTAAGAGAAGCTTATCCATTAGGACTTCTTGCAGTTCCACGTGAAGAAATTGTAGAAGTGCATGCATCATCAGGAACTACAGGAAAACCAACAGTTACAGCATACACCCAAAATGATTTGGACATATGGGGAGAATGTATCGCACGTGGACTAAAAATGGCCGGAGCTGAAAAAGATTACATTATCCAAAATGCTTACGGATATGGATTATTTACTGGAGGATTCGGTATCCACCACGGTGGAAACTGTATGGGTGCAATAACCATCCCTATTTCAGCAGGAAACACACAAAGACAACTTGACACAATGGTTGATTTCCAAAGTGACATCTTAACATGTACCCCTTCATATGCTATGTATCTTGGTGAGTCCAGAGAAAAAGCCGGCATCCCACTAGAAGATATAAATTTAAAAGCAGGAATCCACGGAGCTGAAATGTGGACAGATGAAATGAGAAAAAGAATTGAAGCATCACTCGGAATCAAAACCCACAATATCTATGGTTTAACAGAAGTAATGGGTCCAGGTGTTGCTCAAGAATGCGACTTCCAAAACGGAATGCACATACAAGATGACCACTTCTATCCTGAAATCATCAACTCTGAAACCGGAGAAACCTTAGGATATGGAGAAAAAGGAGAACTTGTTCTAACCTCCCTTACCAAAACAGGAATGCCTATTTTAAGATTTAGAACAAAAGATTTGACCTCACTCATCGAAGAAAAATGCGAATGCGGAAGAACAACCGTCAGAATGACAAGAATCACTGGTAGAAGCGATGACATGTTAAAAATCAAAGGTGTTATGGTATTCCCATCACAAATTGAAAAAGCATTGCTCAAAGTTAGCGGAATCAGCCCTAACTACATGATTCACGTAACCAGACCAGACATTTTAGATGAAGTGGAAGTTAAAGTTGAAGCAACTAAGGAACTCTTCTCAGATGAAATGAAAGAAATGGAAAGAGTGGAAAAACAAATCCAAGCATCAATCAGATCAGAAACTGGTTTAAGAGTTGATGTAAGTATCGTCGAACCTGAATCACTTCCAAGAAGCGAAGGTAAAGCTGTTCGTGTAATAGATGAAAGGAATTTTGAATAGGTGATAAAATGGCAGTTAAACAAATTTCAATTTTCGTAGAAAACAAAGAAGGAAGAATTAAAAAAGCTATTGACACATTAGCAAAAGAAAACATTAACATCCGAGCACTTTCAATAGCAGATACAACAAAATACGGAATTTTAAGATTAATTGTTTCAGACAATGAAAAAGCAATAGAAGCTCTTGAAAACGACGGTTTTATTGTAAAAGAAAATGAAGTTATCATCTTAGCAGTTCCAGACGAACCTAATGGATTAAACTCCACATTAGCAGTATTTGATGAAAAAGGCATTAATTTAGAATACCTTTACGCTTTTGTAAGCAGCAAAACCGATGAAGCTATAGTGGTTATGAGATTAGAAAACATGGAAAAAGCTATTGAAGCTTTAGAAAACAGCAATGTTAAAGTTT
The sequence above is a segment of the Methanobrevibacter sp. genome. Coding sequences within it:
- a CDS encoding amino acid-binding protein encodes the protein MAVKQISIFVENKEGRIKKAIDTLAKENINIRALSIADTTKYGILRLIVSDNEKAIEALENDGFIVKENEVIILAVPDEPNGLNSTLAVFDEKGINLEYLYAFVSSKTDEAIVVMRLENMEKAIEALENSNVKVLDESDIKEL
- a CDS encoding phenylacetate--CoA ligase family protein, producing MFWNEKAECMEKEEKEKIQLERLQKTVKLAYENIEFYKKRFDEIGLKPEDIKTLKDIEKIPFTTKSDLREAYPLGLLAVPREEIVEVHASSGTTGKPTVTAYTQNDLDIWGECIARGLKMAGAEKDYIIQNAYGYGLFTGGFGIHHGGNCMGAITIPISAGNTQRQLDTMVDFQSDILTCTPSYAMYLGESREKAGIPLEDINLKAGIHGAEMWTDEMRKRIEASLGIKTHNIYGLTEVMGPGVAQECDFQNGMHIQDDHFYPEIINSETGETLGYGEKGELVLTSLTKTGMPILRFRTKDLTSLIEEKCECGRTTVRMTRITGRSDDMLKIKGVMVFPSQIEKALLKVSGISPNYMIHVTRPDILDEVEVKVEATKELFSDEMKEMERVEKQIQASIRSETGLRVDVSIVEPESLPRSEGKAVRVIDERNFE
- a CDS encoding SDR family oxidoreductase, which codes for MNDVVLLTGAGQIGMAIARRIGHGKKIIIGDKNLQNAENIAKTLVESGFDVEIQECDISSRDSIKSIINFAQEFGEIAYFINAAGVSPSQAPIEVILKVDLYGTAVLLEEVGKVIKEGGVGVTISSQSGHRMKQLGAEIDEQLVTTPTEELLDLEVLQPENIDDTLHAYQLAKRCNVKRVMYEACRWGEKGARINSISPGIIVTPLAIDEFNGPRGEFYKNMFANCPSGRPGTADEVANVAELIMSDKGAFITGSDILADGGATASYFYGKLRPE
- a CDS encoding sodium:solute symporter; the encoded protein is MDVMILAIVFIIYIFALVFVGYYAYKKTNSSEDFMIAGKDTHPFIMAMSYGATFISTAAIVGFGGVAGQYGMSVLWLAFLNIIIGVFIAFVFLGKRTRRMGHALESLTFPEFLGKRFDSKFIQYASGLIIFCAMPIYAAVVLIGAARFLESSLLIDFSIALLILSIIITFYVLFGGIRGVMYTDALQGTIMVIAMVFLLVFVYWLLGGIDTANVALTNMGNLYPADAMATGGTGWTSFPEFGTPFWWSLVSSTLIGVGIGVLAQPSLIVRFMTVKSDKELNRSVLIGGIFIAIMPTTAYIVGSLSNVYFFDKLGKIAVDVVGGNIDKIIPTFITMALPEWFVYIFLLSLIAAAMSTISSQLHTQGTAFGVDIYSVIRDKSKQKLDQVSISRVGILIAIILALVMAYSLPGSVVALGTSLFFEICAAAFLPVFLGALYWKGITRLGAIAGIVSGTLVSLFWLMFVFKKTAVGLGICKFILGVETILPQAPWPFIDVMLIAVPISAIFTIVVSLLTKPPAQEVVDKAFSNIDKKGSDA
- a CDS encoding symporter small accessory protein, coding for MMILGIEDPLIWGVYLGIILSTLLCIVYGIVNWNKGD
- a CDS encoding carboxymuconolactone decarboxylase family protein, whose translation is MEYLFENFERIEKNDPEFYEIFKNFAYGEVFDYSTLTKKESVLATLASLIACQSPKAFKKILMSSLEKDITPEEVKELLYQSVPYVGFGRAHNFFGVVIKVFDKKGIEMPLDNRSNTTPENRYKKGRELQDKYFGVEMIQAMNDNAPEGQKHFNTFLEGYCFGDFYTRDGLNDQQRELITFVFIATLGGCENQLRGHTQGNLSVGNTKEKLISAITVVLPYIGFPRSLNALSIINEF